ctcctcctcgcttcGACAGTACATCTCCAAGAAGTATGACCAACACCCGGACATGTTCCGTCATGACCTCGAGGTCATTGACTCCCTCCGCCGCGATGCCGTCAATACGCGCGAACCCCACTCGACCGGTATCAGGAAACTCCAAACTTATGCCGCCCAACTGGTTTGGATGAGCGGGAAATTCCCAATTGATGTGGGTGCAACGATATCCCTCCCTTGGCCACGCATTTCTGATTATTTATTTTCTTGGCCAGATTGGCGTCGACTTTACATGGTACCCGGCCCTGGGCTACCACACCGAGCACCCCCTCGTACAGAACAATCTCCAATACGAGCTCCTGAACATTCTCTACAACCTCGCTGCTCTGTATTCACAACTGGCGATATCGTCGAACCGAAGTGACACCAAGGGGCTGAAGACTGCTGCGAGCTTCTTCTCTCAGGCCGCCGGCGTGCTATCCCATATGAAGAAGGAAGTCCTCCCTGAATTGCGCATGGCCAACCCACCAGACGATATGGACGAGGCCACGTTGGAAGCATTGACTCAGCTCTTCCTTGCCCAAAGTCAAGAGTGTTTCTGGCAGAAGGCCGTCATGGACCAATACAAGGATGCTTCCATCGCCAAGCTGGCTGCTCGCGTGTCTGACCTCTACAACTTGGCAGTGGAGGCAGCCATGCAGAGTGAAGCCATCAGCTCTGCCTGGATCCACCACATGAGcgccaagcaccaccactttgccgccgctgcccagTACCGCGCTGCTCGTGATTGCTTGGAGAAGAAACGATACGGCGAGGAGGTAGCTCGACTGAAAGACGCTGTCAACTGCGTCACTGAAGGTCTTAAGGAGTGCAAAGGCGGCTACATTAGCAAGGCTGTCGTTGACGATCTCCATGGCCTCAAGAAGCGCGTTGAAGAGGACTTGAAAAGGGCCGAAAAGGACAACGACATCATCTACCTGCAAATCGTGCCGCCAAAACCTGAGCTCAAGATCCTCGAGCGTGCTAACATGGCGGTAGCGAGTGTTCCATCGCAGGTCGCAAAGCCTTTCGAATATTTCGGGGATCATGCCGAATTTGGACCTGCCCTGTTCACCAAACTTGTGCCGTTCTCGGTTCATGTCGCTGTGTCCATCTATGAGGAGCGAAGAGATCgccttgtcaacaacaacatcatcgccGAGTTGGAAACCATGACAGACAGGCTCCACGAGATTCTTTCGAGTTTAAACTTGCCCGGGTCATTGCAGGCTCTTGAGAAGCCGCTTGGTTTACCCGGTACCCTTGTGCAGCACGCCGAGGAGATTCGACAAGCCGATGCGCTGAACAAACTGCAGCGTGGTTTCGCCGATGTCGAGAAGCTTTGCGCCAGTGACAAGGCTGTGTTTGAAGAAGGGAAGGCTCTTCtggccgccgaggaagaagaagaccacgCCTTGAGGCTCAAATATGGCACACAAAGGTGGGCAAGGCCCGAGTCGAGGGCTGACTCCAGTCATGACGGTGGGGCCAAGCTGTGGAACCAAGCAGGTGACATCGACGGATACTTTGCTTCGAGTACGTCTAGTGATGCTGTGGTTCGAGAGAAGTTTGCTGCGGTCAAGGaaaccctcgccatcctcgccggccCAGACCGTGGTATGATGGACTACATCCCCAACAGTCGCAGAACCGAGATCCCGGAACTCCTCAAACCAGCCATAGGACGGCTGCGGGGAGTATACAACGACGTATTACGGCTGGagtcaaggaggaggaagcggatCGAGTCTCTTCGTGCCAGGAGCCGGGCCGATGACATTAAGGGCGACATCATGGCTGAGGCGGCGCGTCTTGAAAGGACATACCCCAACACTCCCATCGTGCCAGCTCACTTTGAGGACTTCTTTGACAAGCGCCTGGACAGTCTTTATGAGTCTGAACTTGAGGCTCTCGAGAAGGAACAGGCCGATCAGGAGAAGATTATGAGCGAGATCCAGCGGGCTAACCGTGACTTTGAGTCGCAGAAGAAAGTTATTGGCGAGAGCGGCAATCGGGAGCGGGAAAAGGCCCTGCAGAGATTGGATAATGCTTACTACAAGTACAAGGAGATTGTTAGTAATATCGAGGTTGGGCGGAAGTTCTACAATGACCTCAGTCGTATTGTTGAGCAATTCCGCAACCAGGCGCGCAGCTGGGTGAACGAAAGGAGACAGGAGGCGAGGATGTTGGAGGAGTATGTTGCCCTTTCTTCCCTCCTGACCGTTCAAGAACTATTACTGACAAGCTCTTCCAGTGAACTCTCGATGCCACCGCTAGCATCGCTTAGTATGCGATCCAACCAGCCCCAGTCGCCTCCGCCGCAAGCGTACCAGTCCCCGGCTCCCTCGTCGTACTACATGCAGTCGCCGCAACGGCAGCCTGTTAGGGCGCCTGGTGTTCACAGTCCTCCTGTTGAGGCGCAGATTCAGAGCTGGGCGGATAATgtgccacagcagcagcctaAGCCGATGCCACCTATTGCTTCGATGCAAGGGGCTTGGATGCCGAATATGGGCATCAAGTTCTCTGAGGCAGGTGCAGGTGGCTCGGGGGGTAGTCCAGGACAGGGTCAGCAgcagggtggtgggagctCTTCGGGGCCTGTGAGGGGGACATGGGATCCTAACAGTGGGATTAGGTTCGGTTGATCTGCGGAGGAGTGTGTGGTAGTGGGACATGTTGTACAAAAGAACCTTGGACGTGCTTTTCCTGGCTTGGATAGGTAGATCAAACTACGACTGCTGTTGTTAAGTGATAATCCCTTTACTCGGAGCTGGAATTGTGCCATACTGTCGGGCTAACGTAGCGCCGTCACAATGAGATAGTCCCCGAATACCTTGTTCCCGATCGCTGACCAATGGTGTTGGTTACATGATCTGGTTCCACTCGCCCAAAAGTCAGCTACGTAATCATCGACGAGGATTGGTGAAGTGGACAGACTTGGCATGATGCATGGAAATGGAGCCTGGGATGATCGAGAACTACATAAACCGATTGTTCCTCCCGGGTTAGGCTTCATTACTTGCATTACATCACTCCACcgtgacaagaagaagcccaacgacacaacagcagcaacatatTCAACCATGGCCACCAACCAAGTCACCCGCTGGGTCACCAACCAAGATGGCATCGAAAACCTCACCAAAGAAACAATCCCTATgcccacccccgccaaggGTGAAGTGCTGGTGAAAATCTCGGCTGTCTCGCTCAACTACCGCGACACCGAGGTCGTGAACGGGCTATACAACTACTACGACAAACCCGGCACTCCCAAGAAACCCTTAGTTCCTGTGTCAGACATGTGCGGGACTGTCGTCTCTGTCGGCGACGACAACAGCCCCTGGAAGGCAGGTGATAGGGTTGTCTCGACGTTTTTGCAGTCCCATCTCACCGGTCAGGTTTACCCTGAGCAC
The sequence above is a segment of the Podospora pseudoanserina strain CBS 124.78 chromosome 5, whole genome shotgun sequence genome. Coding sequences within it:
- the RIM20 gene encoding pH-response regulator protein palA/rim20 (EggNog:ENOG503NUZ5; COG:S); the protein is MWVQRYPSLGHAFLIIYFLGQIGVDFTWYPALGYHTEHPLVQNNLQYELLNILYNLAALYSQLAISSNRSDTKGLKTAASFFSQAAGVLSHMKKEVLPELRMANPPDDMDEATLEALTQLFLAQSQECFWQKAVMDQYKDASIAKLAARVSDLYNLAVEAAMQSEAISSAWIHHMSAKHHHFAAAAQYRAARDCLEKKRYGEEVARLKDAVNCVTEGLKECKGGYISKAVVDDLHGLKKRVEEDLKRAEKDNDIIYLQIVPPKPELKILERANMAVASVPSQVAKPFEYFGDHAEFGPALFTKLVPFSVHVAVSIYEERRDRLVNNNIIAELETMTDRLHEILSSLNLPGSLQALEKPLGLPGTLVQHAEEIRQADALNKLQRGFADVEKLCASDKAVFEEGKALLAAEEEEDHALRLKYGTQRWARPESRADSSHDGGAKLWNQAGDIDGYFASSTSSDAVVREKFAAVKETLAILAGPDRGMMDYIPNSRRTEIPELLKPAIGRLRGVYNDVLRLESRRRKRIESLRARSRADDIKGDIMAEAARLERTYPNTPIVPAHFEDFFDKRLDSLYESELEALEKEQADQEKIMSEIQRANRDFESQKKVIGESGNREREKALQRLDNAYYKYKEIVSNIEVGRKFYNDLSRIVEQFRNQARSWVNERRQEARMLEDELSMPPLASLSMRSNQPQSPPPQAYQSPAPSSYYMQSPQRQPVRAPGVHSPPVEAQIQSWADNVPQQQPKPMPPIASMQGAWMPNMGIKFSEAGAGGSGGSPGQGQQQGGGSSSGPVRGTWDPNSGIRFG